The following are encoded together in the Thunnus maccoyii chromosome 18, fThuMac1.1, whole genome shotgun sequence genome:
- the LOC121884515 gene encoding uncharacterized protein LOC121884515, with amino-acid sequence MGIWQSKQEYSTDVSINQTIMKFCSLDSSDMLKQHYERRRMEASDCAPDWIKNLTEKLGAFTSAPEMAGLGALAVAVFIDMKFSSPQEESTKDALRCVFAEQKASEVRDLIDHCLETCWTYIDNAGKLRSELERIDGQLSAALTKLKNSMLDDGHLTNNALKAWVNGAAFRIQMMIHQVRLGGTDTYVKRLLSAYQNNLESLFTEHKEMIRKKCKLDRVMRYDEDPNGPEYMFFGENSNFFDYGHDLDFDDCFNRYYYHIYGKQWRDNENHFSYVTENLQRLVSLRGSINF; translated from the coding sequence ATGGGTATCTGGCAGAGTAAGCAGGAATACAGCACAGATGTGAGCATCAATCAGACCATCATGAAGTTCTGCAGTCTGGATTCTTCAGACATGCTgaaacaacactatgagaggaggaggatggaggcgTCTGACTGCGCTCCAGACTGGATCAAGAACCTGACAGAGAAGCTGGGCGCCTTCACGTCAGCTCCTGAGATGGCAGGCCTCGGAGCGCTCGCCGTCGCCGTCTTCATCGACATGAAGTTCTCCAGTCCGCAGGAGGAGAGCACGAAGGACGCTCTGCGCTGCGTGTTTGCTGAGCAGAAGGCCTCTGAGGTCCGGGATCTGATCGACCACTGCCTGGAGACATGCTGGACGTACATTGACAATGCCGGCAAGCTGAGGAGCGAACTGGAGCGGATCGACGGTCAGCTGAGCGCGGCGCTCACCAAGCTGAAGAATTCCATGTTGGATGACGGCCACTTGACGAACAACGCTCTGAAGGCCTGGGTGAATGGGGCGGCCTTCCGCATCCAGATGATGATCCACCAGGTGAGACTAGGAGGGACTGACACCTACGTGAAGAGACTCCTCTCTGCTTACCAGAACAACCTGGAGTCGCTGTTCACAGAACACAAGGAGATGATCAGAAAGAAGTGCAAGCTGGACAGGGTGATGCGCTATGATGAAGACCCTAATGGACCTGAATATatgttttttggtgaaaattcaaatttttttgATTATGGTCATGACCTTGACTTTGACGACTGTTTTAACAGGTATTATTATCACATTTATGGCAAGCAATGGCGTGACAATGAGAATCACTTCAGTTACGTGACAGAGAATCTGCAGCGTCTGGTTAGTCTGAGAGGCTCCATTAACTTCTAA